The following proteins are co-located in the Pseudomonas synxantha genome:
- a CDS encoding ABC transporter substrate-binding protein, which translates to MNAINRLAVAISIASLFPLSALAADSKGTVEVVHWWTSGGEKAAVDVLKAQVEKDGFTWKDGAVAGGGGATAMTVLKSRAVAGNPPGVAQIKGPDIQEWASTGLLDTDVLKDVAKAEKWDSLLDKKVSDTVKYDGDYVAVPVNIHRVNWLWINPEVFKKAGITKNPTTLEEFYAAGDKLKAAGFIALAHGGQPWQDSTVFEAVVLSVMGADGYKKALVDLDNGALTGPEMVKALTELKKVATYMDVDGKGQDWNLEAGKVINGKAGMQIMGDWAKSEWTAAKKVAGKDYECVAFPGTDKAFTYNIDSLAVFKQKDKGTAAGQQDIAKVVLGENFQKVFSINKGSIPVRNDMLNKMDSYGFDSCAQTAAKDFLTDAKTGGLQPSMAHNMATTLAVQGAFFDVVTNYINDPKADPADTAKKLGAAIKSAK; encoded by the coding sequence ATGAACGCGATTAATCGCCTCGCCGTCGCTATTTCCATTGCCTCGTTGTTTCCCCTCAGTGCACTTGCCGCCGACTCCAAGGGTACGGTTGAAGTGGTGCATTGGTGGACCTCAGGCGGTGAGAAAGCGGCTGTGGATGTGCTGAAGGCCCAAGTTGAGAAAGACGGCTTCACCTGGAAAGACGGTGCCGTAGCAGGTGGCGGTGGTGCCACCGCGATGACCGTGCTGAAAAGCCGTGCGGTCGCCGGCAACCCACCAGGTGTTGCCCAGATCAAGGGGCCCGACATCCAGGAATGGGCGTCCACTGGCCTGCTCGACACCGACGTGCTCAAGGACGTCGCCAAAGCAGAAAAATGGGATTCTTTGCTCGACAAGAAAGTCTCCGACACCGTCAAGTACGACGGTGACTACGTTGCCGTACCGGTCAACATCCACCGCGTGAACTGGCTGTGGATCAACCCGGAAGTCTTCAAGAAAGCCGGTATCACCAAGAACCCCACCACCCTCGAAGAATTCTACGCAGCCGGCGACAAGCTCAAGGCCGCGGGTTTCATTGCGCTCGCCCACGGTGGCCAGCCTTGGCAGGACAGCACCGTGTTCGAAGCGGTGGTGCTGTCGGTGATGGGCGCCGATGGCTACAAGAAAGCCCTGGTCGACCTGGATAACGGCGCACTGACTGGCCCGGAAATGGTCAAGGCCCTCACCGAACTGAAGAAAGTCGCGACCTACATGGACGTCGACGGCAAAGGCCAGGACTGGAACCTCGAGGCCGGCAAGGTCATCAACGGCAAGGCCGGCATGCAGATCATGGGTGACTGGGCCAAGTCCGAGTGGACTGCGGCCAAGAAAGTCGCCGGCAAGGACTACGAGTGCGTAGCCTTCCCGGGCACCGACAAAGCCTTCACCTACAACATCGACTCCCTGGCGGTGTTCAAGCAGAAAGACAAAGGCACTGCCGCGGGTCAGCAGGACATCGCCAAAGTCGTGCTGGGTGAGAACTTCCAGAAGGTGTTCAGCATCAACAAGGGCTCGATCCCTGTGCGTAACGACATGCTGAACAAAATGGATTCCTACGGCTTCGACTCCTGCGCCCAGACCGCCGCCAAGGACTTCCTGACCGACGCCAAGACCGGCGGCCTGCAGCCAAGCATGGCGCACAACATGGCCACTACCCTGGCGGTGCAAGGTGCGTTCTTTGACGTAGTGACCAACTACATCAACGATCCGAAAGCCGACCCGGCCGACACCGCCAAGAAGCTTGGCGCGGCGATCAAGTCGGCCAAGTAA
- a CDS encoding carbohydrate ABC transporter permease has product MSSVAVFSKASPFDALQRWLPKLVLAPSMFIVLVGFYGYILWTFVLSFTTSTFLPSYKWAGLAQYERLFDNDRWWVASKNLAVFGGMFIGITLVIGVTLAIFLDQKIRREGFIRTIYLYPMALSMIVTGTAWKWLLNPGMGLDKLLRDWGWEGFRLDWLIDPDRVVYCLVIAAVWQASGFIMAMFLAGLRGVDQSIIRAAQIDGASLPRIYWSVVLPSLRPVFFSAVMILAHIAIKSFDLVAAMTAGGPGYSSDLPAMFMYSFTFSRGQMGMGSASAILMLGAILAIIVPYLYSELRTKRND; this is encoded by the coding sequence ATGAGTTCTGTTGCTGTGTTCAGCAAGGCCTCGCCGTTCGATGCACTGCAACGCTGGCTGCCCAAACTGGTGCTGGCGCCGAGCATGTTCATCGTGTTGGTGGGCTTTTATGGCTACATCCTGTGGACGTTCGTGCTGTCGTTCACCACCTCCACGTTCCTGCCCAGCTACAAGTGGGCGGGCCTGGCGCAGTATGAGCGGTTGTTCGACAACGACCGCTGGTGGGTCGCGAGCAAGAACCTGGCCGTGTTCGGCGGCATGTTCATTGGCATCACCCTGGTGATCGGGGTGACGCTGGCGATTTTCCTTGACCAGAAAATCCGCCGTGAAGGCTTCATCCGTACCATTTACCTGTACCCGATGGCGCTCTCGATGATCGTCACCGGTACCGCCTGGAAATGGCTGCTCAACCCGGGCATGGGCCTGGACAAACTCCTGCGCGATTGGGGCTGGGAAGGCTTCCGTCTCGATTGGCTGATCGACCCGGACCGCGTGGTCTATTGCCTGGTGATTGCTGCCGTGTGGCAAGCTTCCGGTTTCATCATGGCGATGTTCCTGGCCGGCCTGCGCGGCGTCGACCAGTCGATCATCCGCGCCGCTCAGATCGACGGTGCCAGCCTGCCGCGTATCTACTGGAGCGTGGTGCTGCCCAGCCTGCGTCCGGTGTTTTTCAGTGCGGTAATGATCCTGGCGCACATTGCGATCAAGAGCTTTGACCTGGTGGCCGCCATGACTGCCGGCGGCCCGGGCTATTCGTCCGACCTGCCGGCGATGTTCATGTACTCGTTCACCTTCAGTCGTGGCCAGATGGGCATGGGCTCGGCCAGTGCAATCCTGATGCTCGGTGCGATCCTCGCGATCATCGTGCCGTACCTGTATTCCGAGCTGAGGACCAAGCGTAATGACTAG
- a CDS encoding carbohydrate ABC transporter permease, with protein MTSLVAKPAISLSRIAIYAVLILAVLLYLVPLVVMLLTSFKTPEDISTGNLLSWPTVVSGIGWVKAWATVDGYFWNSIKITVPAVLISTAIGALNGYVLSFWRFRGSQLFFGLLLFGCFLPFQTVLLPASFTLGKMGLASTTTGLVFVHVVYGLAFTTLFFRNYYVSIPDALIKAARLDGAGFFTIFRQIILPMSTPIIMVCLIWQFTQIWNDFLFGVVFSSGDSQPITVALNNLVNTSTGAKEYNVDMAAAMIAGLPTLLVYVIAGKYFVRGLTAGAVKG; from the coding sequence ATGACTAGTCTCGTTGCCAAACCTGCCATCAGCCTGAGCCGCATCGCGATCTACGCGGTGCTGATCCTGGCGGTGCTGCTGTACCTGGTACCGCTGGTGGTGATGCTGCTCACCAGCTTCAAGACCCCGGAAGACATCAGCACCGGCAACCTGCTGAGCTGGCCGACCGTGGTCAGCGGCATCGGCTGGGTCAAGGCCTGGGCCACCGTGGATGGCTACTTCTGGAACTCGATCAAGATCACCGTGCCGGCGGTACTGATTTCCACCGCCATCGGTGCCTTGAACGGCTATGTGCTGTCGTTCTGGCGTTTCCGGGGCTCGCAGTTGTTCTTCGGGCTGTTGCTGTTCGGCTGCTTCCTGCCATTCCAGACCGTGCTGCTGCCGGCGTCGTTCACCCTCGGCAAGATGGGCCTGGCCAGCACTACCACCGGCCTGGTGTTTGTGCACGTGGTCTACGGCCTGGCGTTCACCACGCTGTTTTTCCGTAACTACTACGTGAGCATTCCGGATGCACTGATCAAGGCCGCACGCCTGGATGGCGCGGGGTTCTTCACTATCTTCCGCCAGATCATCCTGCCGATGTCGACGCCGATCATCATGGTCTGCCTGATCTGGCAGTTCACCCAGATATGGAACGACTTCCTGTTCGGCGTGGTGTTCTCCAGCGGCGACTCCCAGCCCATTACGGTGGCGCTGAACAACCTGGTCAATACCAGCACCGGGGCCAAGGAATATAACGTGGATATGGCGGCGGCGATGATCGCCGGGCTGCCGACCCTGCTGGTCTATGTGATCGCAGGCAAGTATTTCGTGCGCGGCCTTACGGCCGGCGCGGTCAAGGGGTAA
- a CDS encoding ABC transporter ATP-binding protein codes for MATLELRNVNKTYGAGLPDTLKNIELSIKEGEFLILVGPSGCGKSTLMNCIAGLETISGGAIMIGDQDVSGMSPKDRDIAMVFQSYALYPTMSVRENIEFGLKIRKMPQADIDTEVARVAKLLQIEHLLNRKPGQLSGGQQQRVAMGRALARRPKIYLFDEPLSNLDAKLRVEMRTEMKLMHQRLKTTTVYVTHDQIEAMTLGDKVAVMKDGIIQQFGTPKEIYNNPANQFVASFIGSPPMNFVPLRLQRKDGRLVALLDSGQARCELALNMTDAGLEDRDVILGLRPEQIMLAAGEGNSASSIRAEVQVTEPTGPDTLVFVQLNDTKVCCRLAPDVAPQVGETLTLQFDPAKVLLFDAKTGERLGTTASLPAQGHADNVAQFKGR; via the coding sequence ATGGCTACGCTTGAACTTCGCAATGTAAACAAGACCTATGGCGCCGGCCTGCCCGACACCTTGAAGAACATCGAACTGTCGATCAAGGAAGGCGAGTTCCTGATCCTGGTCGGCCCGTCGGGTTGCGGCAAATCCACGCTGATGAACTGCATCGCCGGCCTTGAGACCATCAGCGGCGGCGCGATCATGATCGGCGACCAGGACGTCAGCGGCATGAGCCCCAAGGACCGTGACATCGCCATGGTGTTCCAGTCCTACGCGTTGTACCCGACCATGAGCGTGCGCGAGAACATCGAGTTCGGCCTGAAAATCCGCAAGATGCCCCAGGCCGATATCGATACCGAAGTAGCACGGGTGGCCAAGCTGCTGCAGATCGAGCACCTGCTCAACCGCAAGCCCGGCCAGTTGTCCGGCGGCCAGCAACAGCGTGTGGCCATGGGCCGTGCCCTGGCGCGTCGGCCGAAGATCTACCTGTTCGACGAACCACTGTCCAACCTCGACGCCAAGCTGCGCGTCGAGATGCGCACCGAAATGAAACTGATGCACCAGCGCCTGAAAACCACCACCGTCTATGTCACCCACGATCAGATCGAAGCGATGACCCTGGGCGACAAAGTGGCGGTAATGAAGGATGGCATCATCCAGCAGTTCGGTACGCCGAAAGAGATCTACAACAACCCTGCCAACCAGTTCGTGGCGAGTTTTATCGGTTCGCCGCCGATGAACTTCGTGCCTCTGCGCCTGCAACGCAAGGACGGCCGCCTGGTGGCGCTGCTCGACAGCGGCCAGGCCCGTTGCGAGCTGGCGCTTAACATGACGGACGCCGGCCTTGAGGACCGCGATGTGATCCTGGGCCTGCGCCCGGAGCAAATCATGTTGGCGGCGGGCGAGGGCAACAGCGCATCGAGCATTCGTGCCGAAGTCCAGGTCACCGAGCCGACCGGCCCGGACACCCTGGTATTCGTGCAGCTCAACGACACCAAGGTCTGCTGCCGCCTGGCACCGGACGTGGCGCCGCAGGTAGGCGAGACCCTGACCCTGCAATTCGACCCGGCCAAGGTGTTGCTGTTTGACGCCAAGACCGGTGAGCGACTGGGTACCACTGCTTCACTGCCGGCACAGGGGCATGCCGACAACGTGGCCCAGTTCAAGGGTCGCTGA
- a CDS encoding carbohydrate porin: protein MKKQHNNTRLICQLSAAAALVLSANAMAADAFSADSKWMTGDWGGERTKLIEQGIDIKADYVGEMGYNAHGGYNDDKTGRYSDQFGLGVALDLQKLWGWDNTQAKIQLTNRNGQNISNDRIGDPRAGTLSSSQEVYGRGHMVRLTQFWIQHQMFDNKLDVKLGYFGEGEDFNTFPCDFQNLSFCGSQVGNYVNTWYNWPVAQAAIRVKYNITPELYAQIGAYNQNPSQLEHGNGFKLSGSGTKGTVIPVELVWSPKVNNLPGEYRVGFYKSAADAPDVREDVNGGDAVLSGADFRTRSSKKGYWFVAQQQLTTHNGDASRGLNIAANATFHDKETNLVDNYQSLMLVYKGPFDARPKDDVGIGVARLHVNDDVKKNSELLNAANGVSDYDNPLYTPIRETEYNVELNYGFHVTNWLTVRPNLQYVVQPGGVDKVDNALVAGLKIQSTF from the coding sequence ATGAAAAAGCAACACAACAACACTCGGCTGATCTGCCAACTGTCAGCAGCAGCAGCCCTTGTATTGTCCGCCAATGCGATGGCGGCCGATGCGTTCAGCGCCGATTCCAAGTGGATGACCGGCGATTGGGGTGGTGAGCGTACCAAGCTGATCGAGCAAGGTATCGACATCAAGGCCGACTACGTTGGGGAAATGGGCTACAACGCCCACGGCGGCTACAACGACGACAAGACCGGTCGCTACTCTGACCAGTTCGGTCTGGGCGTGGCACTGGACCTGCAAAAACTGTGGGGCTGGGATAACACCCAGGCCAAGATCCAGTTGACCAATCGTAATGGCCAGAACATCTCCAATGACCGTATTGGTGACCCGCGTGCCGGCACCTTGAGCTCTTCCCAGGAAGTCTACGGTCGTGGCCACATGGTACGTCTGACCCAGTTCTGGATTCAGCACCAGATGTTCGACAACAAGTTGGACGTGAAACTCGGCTACTTTGGTGAAGGCGAAGACTTCAACACCTTCCCGTGCGACTTCCAGAACCTGTCGTTCTGTGGCTCCCAGGTGGGTAACTACGTCAACACCTGGTACAACTGGCCGGTTGCCCAGGCCGCGATCCGCGTGAAGTACAACATCACGCCTGAGCTGTATGCGCAAATCGGCGCCTACAACCAGAACCCATCGCAGCTGGAGCACGGCAACGGCTTCAAACTAAGCGGTAGCGGTACCAAGGGTACTGTGATTCCGGTGGAGTTGGTCTGGTCGCCGAAGGTTAATAACCTGCCGGGCGAATACCGTGTGGGCTTCTACAAGAGCGCCGCCGATGCCCCGGATGTCCGTGAAGACGTCAACGGCGGCGATGCTGTCCTTTCTGGCGCAGACTTCCGTACCCGTAGCAGCAAGAAAGGTTACTGGTTCGTTGCGCAACAGCAACTGACCACGCATAACGGCGACGCTTCCCGTGGCTTGAACATCGCTGCCAACGCGACCTTCCACGACAAGGAAACCAACCTGGTCGACAACTACCAGTCGTTGATGCTGGTGTACAAGGGCCCATTCGACGCGCGTCCAAAAGATGATGTCGGCATTGGCGTCGCTCGCCTGCATGTCAACGATGACGTGAAGAAGAACTCTGAGCTGCTCAACGCCGCCAATGGTGTGAGCGACTATGACAATCCGCTGTACACGCCCATTCGTGAGACCGAGTACAACGTCGAACTCAACTACGGTTTCCATGTCACCAACTGGCTGACCGTGCGTCCTAACCTGCAATACGTGGTCCAGCCTGGCGGCGTGGATAAAGTCGACAATGCTCTGGTCGCTGGCCTGAAAATTCAGTCTACGTTCTAA
- a CDS encoding D-hexose-6-phosphate mutarotase, translated as MHEQPLQRFFKSLRERPVFAWERFQMRDVLVIDHPLCQAVFSRQGAQLLHFQPSGQKPWLWCAAKWPQVGAIRGGVPVCWPWYGRHPSENAWPSHGWARLIDWKLLDSSTDDDGVRLHWQLQLCDWQVDLRAHLGETLDLRLSTEHQDELPCQLSHALHAYWRIGHVDEVALSGLDGAQGYDQLNRQVCQQEGELRVDGGCQRVFQHEGELQLKDHAWQRELCIDTGDSADTVVWHPGSRPLLGVSFNEASGFVCVESAMAGASLAPGERAHLSLQARAGV; from the coding sequence ATGCATGAGCAACCGCTGCAACGCTTTTTCAAATCCCTGCGCGAACGTCCAGTGTTCGCCTGGGAGCGCTTTCAGATGCGCGACGTGTTGGTGATCGACCATCCCCTGTGCCAGGCAGTGTTCAGTCGCCAGGGCGCGCAATTGCTGCACTTTCAACCCTCGGGCCAGAAGCCCTGGCTGTGGTGCGCCGCCAAATGGCCGCAAGTCGGTGCCATTCGTGGTGGCGTGCCGGTGTGCTGGCCCTGGTATGGCCGCCATCCCAGCGAAAACGCCTGGCCTTCCCATGGTTGGGCGCGCTTGATCGACTGGAAGCTGCTCGACAGCAGCACCGACGACGACGGCGTGCGCCTGCACTGGCAATTGCAGCTGTGTGACTGGCAGGTGGACTTGCGCGCGCACCTGGGCGAGACCCTGGACCTGCGCCTGAGCACCGAGCACCAGGACGAACTGCCGTGCCAGTTGAGCCATGCATTGCACGCTTACTGGCGTATTGGTCACGTTGATGAGGTAGCGCTGTCTGGGCTTGATGGAGCGCAGGGCTACGACCAGCTCAATCGCCAGGTTTGCCAGCAGGAAGGCGAGCTAAGGGTCGATGGCGGTTGCCAGCGGGTGTTCCAGCATGAGGGCGAATTGCAGCTCAAGGATCATGCCTGGCAGCGCGAACTGTGCATCGACACCGGCGACAGCGCCGACACGGTGGTGTGGCATCCGGGTAGCCGGCCGCTGTTGGGCGTGAGCTTTAACGAGGCGTCGGGGTTTGTGTGCGTGGAATCGGCGATGGCCGGGGCCAGCCTGGCGCCGGGGGAGAGGGCGCATTTGAGTTTGCAGGCCAGGGCAGGGGTTTAG
- a CDS encoding MurR/RpiR family transcriptional regulator → MRNLLEQIRNRLEELNKAERKVAEVILLNPQQATRFSIAALAQAASVSEPTVNRFCRSFGVSGYPELKLQLAQSLASGAAYVSRAVEADDNPEAYTQKIFGSAIASLDSACQALDPALISKAVDLLIQARQIHFFGLGASAPVAMDALHKFFRFNLAVTAHADVLMQRMIASVAHTGELFVIISYTGRTRELVEVARIARENGASVLGVTAENSPLAKASTVSLNIPLPEDTDIYMPMTSRIIQLTVLDVLATGMTLRRGVDFQPHLRKIKESLNDSRYPVGDEFN, encoded by the coding sequence GTGCGAAATCTTCTGGAACAGATCCGGAACCGCCTCGAAGAATTGAACAAGGCCGAGCGCAAAGTCGCTGAAGTCATCCTGCTCAACCCGCAGCAGGCCACACGCTTCTCGATCGCCGCCCTCGCCCAGGCCGCCTCGGTCAGTGAACCGACGGTCAACCGCTTCTGCCGTTCGTTCGGTGTCAGCGGTTACCCTGAACTTAAATTGCAGCTGGCGCAAAGCCTGGCCAGCGGCGCCGCGTATGTCAGCCGGGCCGTGGAGGCTGATGATAACCCCGAAGCCTACACCCAGAAGATCTTTGGCAGCGCCATTGCCTCCCTGGACAGCGCCTGCCAGGCCCTCGACCCGGCCCTGATCAGCAAGGCGGTGGACTTGTTGATCCAGGCGCGGCAGATCCACTTCTTCGGACTCGGGGCCTCGGCACCGGTGGCGATGGATGCGCTGCACAAGTTTTTCCGTTTCAACCTGGCGGTGACCGCTCATGCGGATGTGCTGATGCAGCGCATGATCGCTTCGGTGGCCCACACCGGTGAGTTGTTCGTGATCATTTCCTACACCGGACGTACTCGCGAGCTGGTGGAAGTAGCGCGTATTGCCCGCGAAAACGGTGCTTCAGTACTGGGCGTCACCGCCGAGAACTCGCCGCTGGCCAAGGCCAGTACAGTGAGCCTGAACATCCCCTTGCCCGAAGATACCGACATCTATATGCCGATGACTTCGCGGATTATCCAGTTGACAGTGCTGGATGTGCTGGCGACCGGCATGACCCTGCGCCGCGGGGTGGATTTCCAGCCACATTTGCGCAAGATCAAAGAGAGCTTGAATGACAGCCGGTATCCGGTGGGGGATGAGTTCAACTGA
- the zwf gene encoding glucose-6-phosphate dehydrogenase, giving the protein MPSITVEPCTFALFGALGDLALRKLFPALYQLDGAGLLHDDTRILALAREAGSEQQHLAHIETQLRKYVGKELDEAVTTRFLARLAYVHVDFMKADDYVALAENVGSEQRLIAYFATPAAVYGAICENLAKVGLADNTRVVLEKPIGSDLESSRKVNDAVAQFFPENRTYRIDHYLGKETVQNLIALRFANSLFETQWNQNYISHVEITVAEQVGIEGRWGYFDKAGQLRDMIQNHLLQLLCLIAMDPPADLSADSIRDEKVKVLKALAPISPEGLTTQVVRGQYIAGYSAGKAVPGYLEEDNSNTQSDTETFVALRADIRNWRWAGVPFYLRTGKRMPQKLSQIVIHFKEPSHYIFAPEQRLQISNKLIIRLQPDEGISLRVMTKEQGLDKGMQLRSGPLQLNFSDTYRSARIPDAYERLLLEVMRGNQNLFVRKDEIEAAWKWCDQLIAGWKKSGDAPKPYAAGSWGPMSSIALITRDGRSWYGDI; this is encoded by the coding sequence ATGCCTTCGATAACCGTAGAACCCTGCACCTTTGCCCTGTTTGGCGCCTTGGGTGATCTGGCGCTGCGCAAGTTATTTCCTGCTCTCTATCAACTCGATGGCGCCGGGTTGCTGCACGATGACACGCGCATCCTGGCCCTGGCCCGTGAAGCCGGCAGCGAGCAGCAACACTTGGCCCATATCGAAACACAATTGCGTAAATACGTCGGCAAGGAACTCGACGAAGCCGTGACCACACGCTTCCTCGCACGCCTGGCCTATGTGCATGTCGACTTCATGAAGGCTGACGACTATGTCGCCCTGGCCGAGAACGTCGGCAGCGAACAACGCCTGATTGCCTATTTCGCCACCCCGGCGGCGGTGTACGGCGCGATCTGCGAGAACCTGGCCAAGGTCGGCCTGGCGGACAACACCCGTGTGGTGCTGGAAAAGCCCATCGGTTCGGACCTGGAGTCCTCGCGCAAGGTCAACGACGCCGTGGCGCAGTTTTTCCCGGAAAACCGCACCTACCGTATCGACCACTACCTGGGCAAAGAGACCGTCCAGAACCTGATCGCCCTGCGTTTCGCCAACAGCCTGTTCGAAACCCAGTGGAACCAGAACTACATCTCCCACGTGGAAATTACCGTGGCCGAGCAGGTCGGCATCGAAGGCCGTTGGGGTTACTTCGACAAGGCCGGCCAGCTGCGTGACATGATCCAGAACCACTTGTTGCAACTGCTTTGCCTGATTGCCATGGACCCGCCCGCCGACCTGTCCGCCGACAGCATTCGTGACGAGAAGGTCAAGGTGCTCAAGGCCCTGGCGCCGATCAGCCCCGAGGGCCTGACCACCCAGGTGGTGCGCGGCCAATACATCGCCGGCTACAGTGCCGGCAAAGCCGTGCCGGGCTACCTGGAAGAAGACAATTCCAACACCCAGAGCGACACCGAGACTTTCGTCGCCCTGCGTGCCGATATACGTAACTGGCGTTGGGCCGGGGTGCCGTTCTATCTGCGCACCGGCAAGCGCATGCCGCAAAAGCTGTCGCAGATCGTCATCCACTTCAAGGAACCGTCCCACTACATCTTCGCTCCCGAGCAGCGCCTGCAGATCAGCAACAAGCTGATCATCCGCCTGCAGCCGGACGAAGGCATTTCCTTACGAGTGATGACCAAGGAGCAGGGCCTGGACAAGGGCATGCAACTGCGCAGCGGGCCACTGCAACTGAATTTTTCCGACACCTATCGCAGCGCACGGATCCCCGATGCCTACGAGCGTTTGCTGTTGGAAGTAATGCGCGGCAATCAGAACCTGTTTGTTCGCAAAGATGAAATCGAAGCCGCGTGGAAGTGGTGCGACCAGTTGATCGCCGGCTGGAAGAAGTCCGGCGATGCGCCCAAGCCTTATGCGGCAGGGTCCTGGGGGCCGATGAGCTCGATTGCACTGATCACGCGGGATGGGAGGTCGTGGTATGGCGATATCTGA
- the pgl gene encoding 6-phosphogluconolactonase: MAISELKLPQGVTAHEYRTPALLADGLANDVAEQLRAAISARGEATLVVSGGRSPVAFFQNLAKQGLDWSRVTITLADERWVPVEHADSNAGLLKQHLLQGPAAKARFLSLYSAAANLEDAAEQADRLLAELPSIDVLVLGMGDDGHTASLFPNSPNLGEALKADGTRRCWPMLAPTVPHQRLTMSRALLATANYTVLSISGSSKLTTLSAALASDDVAAMPIRAFLQPTLEIYWCP, translated from the coding sequence ATGGCGATATCTGAATTGAAACTGCCTCAGGGCGTGACTGCCCATGAGTACCGTACGCCCGCGCTGCTGGCCGATGGCCTGGCCAATGACGTGGCCGAACAGCTGCGCGCAGCCATCAGTGCCCGTGGCGAGGCGACCTTGGTGGTGTCCGGTGGCCGCAGCCCCGTGGCGTTTTTCCAGAACCTGGCCAAGCAGGGCCTGGACTGGTCCAGGGTCACCATCACCCTGGCTGATGAACGCTGGGTGCCGGTAGAGCACGCCGACAGCAACGCCGGCCTGTTAAAGCAGCACCTGCTGCAAGGCCCGGCGGCCAAGGCCAGGTTCCTCAGCCTGTACAGCGCTGCCGCTAATCTTGAAGACGCTGCCGAGCAGGCTGATCGCTTGCTGGCCGAACTGCCGTCCATTGATGTGCTGGTGTTGGGCATGGGTGATGACGGCCACACCGCATCGTTGTTCCCCAACAGCCCGAACCTGGGTGAGGCGCTTAAGGCCGACGGAACCCGCCGTTGCTGGCCGATGCTGGCGCCCACCGTGCCACATCAGCGCCTGACCATGAGTCGCGCCTTGCTGGCCACGGCCAACTACACCGTGCTGTCGATTTCCGGCAGTTCGAAATTGACCACCTTGAGCGCCGCGCTGGCCAGTGACGATGTTGCTGCCATGCCGATTCGCGCGTTTTTGCAACCTACTCTAGAGATTTACTGGTGCCCATGA
- a CDS encoding bifunctional 4-hydroxy-2-oxoglutarate aldolase/2-dehydro-3-deoxy-phosphogluconate aldolase gives MKSPQPTVSMADKVALIDSLCAKARILPVITIAREQDILPLADALAAGGLTALEVTLRSEFGLKAIQVLREQRPELCTGAGTVLDRHMLEAAEVAGSQFIVTPGITRDLLEASVHSPIPLLPGISNASGIMEGYGLGYRRFKLFPAEVSGGVAAIKALGGPFGEVKFCPTGGVGPANIKSYMALKNVMCVGGSWMLDPEWIKNGDWARIQEVTAEALALLD, from the coding sequence ATGAAAAGCCCTCAACCGACCGTGTCCATGGCGGATAAAGTTGCCTTGATCGACAGCCTCTGCGCCAAGGCGCGGATCCTGCCGGTGATCACCATTGCCCGCGAACAGGACATCCTGCCGCTGGCCGACGCCCTGGCAGCTGGCGGTTTGACCGCATTGGAAGTGACCTTGCGTTCGGAGTTCGGCCTCAAGGCCATTCAGGTCTTGCGTGAGCAGCGTCCCGAGCTGTGCACCGGCGCCGGCACCGTGCTTGACCGCCATATGCTCGAAGCGGCTGAAGTGGCCGGCTCGCAATTTATCGTTACCCCCGGCATCACCCGCGACCTGCTGGAAGCCTCGGTACACAGCCCGATCCCGCTGCTGCCTGGGATCAGCAACGCTTCGGGCATCATGGAAGGCTACGGCCTGGGTTATCGCCGCTTCAAGCTGTTTCCGGCCGAAGTCAGCGGCGGCGTCGCGGCCATCAAGGCCCTTGGCGGCCCGTTTGGCGAAGTGAAGTTCTGCCCGACCGGCGGCGTCGGCCCCGCCAACATCAAGAGCTACATGGCGTTGAAAAATGTGATGTGCGTGGGCGGTAGCTGGATGCTTGACCCTGAGTGGATCAAGAACGGCGACTGGGCGCGTATCCAGGAAGTCACCGCCGAGGCGCTGGCGCTGCTGGATTGA